In one Bacteroidales bacterium genomic region, the following are encoded:
- a CDS encoding proline--tRNA ligase has protein sequence MAKDFPTRAENYAQWYNDLVIKADLAENSAVRGCMVIKPYGYAIWEKMQAALDQMFKKTGHVNAYFPIFIPKSFFSKEASHVEGFAKECAVVTHYRLKSAPDGKGVVVDEDAKLEEELIIRPTSETIIWDTYRNWIQSYRDLPLLINQWANVVRWEMRTRLFLRTAEFLWQEGHTAHATKQEAIEETERMLGVYADFAENWMAMPVLKGLKSPNERFAGALETYCIEALMQDGKALQAGTSHFLGQNFAKAFEVKFLNQSNQLDYVWATSWGVSTRLIGGLIMAHSDDNGLVLPPKLAPIQVVIIPIYKQPEQLALISEKANQIKSDLEARGISVKYDDRDTFKPGWKFNEYEFKGVPVRLAIGPRDLENGTVEVARRDTLEKSVYQMTDIENKIVNLLDSIQENLYQKALSFREDSTHTVDSWEEFCDVIDNKAGFISAHWDGTVETEQRIKEETKATIRVIPLDAKAESGKCVYSGKPSEKRVIFARAY, from the coding sequence ATGGCAAAAGATTTTCCAACACGGGCTGAAAATTACGCTCAATGGTATAACGATTTGGTTATCAAGGCAGACTTGGCCGAGAACTCAGCCGTACGCGGTTGCATGGTCATAAAACCTTATGGCTATGCAATTTGGGAAAAGATGCAGGCTGCGCTTGATCAGATGTTTAAGAAAACCGGTCACGTGAATGCATACTTTCCAATTTTCATACCAAAGTCGTTTTTCAGCAAGGAAGCCAGCCACGTAGAAGGATTCGCAAAGGAATGTGCTGTGGTAACACACTACCGTTTAAAGAGTGCACCAGATGGCAAAGGCGTTGTGGTTGACGAAGATGCGAAACTGGAAGAAGAATTGATTATCCGCCCAACATCGGAAACCATTATCTGGGACACATACCGTAACTGGATACAATCTTACCGCGATTTACCCTTGCTTATCAATCAGTGGGCCAATGTGGTAAGATGGGAAATGCGCACCCGTTTGTTTCTTCGCACTGCTGAATTTCTCTGGCAGGAAGGACATACGGCTCATGCAACAAAACAGGAGGCAATTGAAGAAACCGAGCGCATGCTTGGTGTGTACGCCGATTTTGCTGAGAACTGGATGGCCATGCCGGTTTTAAAAGGACTAAAATCGCCGAACGAACGCTTTGCCGGCGCCCTGGAAACCTATTGCATTGAAGCATTGATGCAGGATGGAAAAGCGTTGCAGGCAGGAACTTCACATTTCCTGGGTCAGAATTTCGCCAAGGCTTTTGAGGTGAAGTTTTTGAACCAGTCGAATCAACTTGACTATGTATGGGCTACATCCTGGGGCGTTTCCACCAGGCTTATTGGTGGATTGATCATGGCGCACAGCGATGATAACGGCCTGGTCTTACCTCCAAAACTTGCTCCGATCCAGGTTGTGATCATTCCTATTTACAAACAGCCTGAGCAATTGGCGTTGATATCAGAAAAGGCCAATCAAATAAAATCAGATCTGGAGGCCAGAGGCATTTCAGTGAAATATGATGACCGCGATACCTTTAAGCCAGGATGGAAGTTTAACGAATATGAGTTCAAGGGAGTGCCCGTAAGACTGGCCATTGGCCCCCGCGATCTTGAAAATGGCACAGTTGAAGTTGCGCGCCGCGATACGTTAGAGAAGTCAGTTTACCAGATGACCGACATTGAAAACAAGATTGTGAACCTACTGGATAGTATCCAGGAAAATCTTTACCAGAAGGCGCTTTCATTCAGGGAAGACAGCACTCACACAGTAGATTCCTGGGAAGAATTTTGCGATGTGATTGATAACAAGGCTGGCTTTATTTCCGCTCATTGGGACGGTACTGTTGAAACCGAACAACGCATAAAAGAAGAAACCAAGGCAACCATCCGGGTGATACCCTTGGATGCAAAGGCAGAATCCGGCAAATGCGTTTATTCAGGAAAGCCATCAGAGAAGAGGGTGATTTTTGCGAGGGCGTACTAG